From Acinetobacter sp. ASP199, the proteins below share one genomic window:
- a CDS encoding H-NS histone family protein yields MMPDITNLSVEELKRLQAEAEALIASKKDQEIEDAYNQVLSIAEKVDMTIEQLLEYGASKRKKSSRKTVEPRYRSKANPEETWTGRGKQPRWLVAELEKGAKLEDFLI; encoded by the coding sequence GTGATGCCAGACATTACGAATTTATCAGTTGAAGAGTTAAAGCGCTTACAAGCTGAAGCTGAAGCATTAATTGCGTCTAAAAAAGACCAGGAAATTGAAGATGCTTATAATCAGGTATTAAGCATTGCAGAAAAAGTAGATATGACCATTGAGCAGTTGCTCGAGTATGGTGCCTCTAAGCGTAAGAAATCATCTCGTAAGACTGTAGAACCACGCTATCGCAGTAAGGCAAATCCGGAAGAGACCTGGACAGGTCGTGGTAAACAGCCACGCTGGTTGGTTGCAGAACTGGAAAAAGGTGCCAAGCTGGAAGATTTCCTGATCTAA